The genomic interval tagctgtagacGTGGATGTTGGCTCTGTAGACAATGAAGGCagagatgatgtttcatttgtagctgatgtttgtgtagtagctgtagacGTGGATGTAGGCTCTGTAGACAATGAAGGCagagatgatgtttcatttgtagctgatgtttgtgtagtagctgtagacGTGGATGTAGGCTCTGTAGTAAATGAAGGCggagatgatgtttcatttgtagctGATGTTTGTGTCATAATTGTAGACGTGGATGTTGgctctgtagaaaatgaagaaggagatgatgtttcatttgtagttgatgtttgtgttgtatctGTAGGCATGGATGTTGgctctgtagaaaatgaagaaggagatgatgtttcatttgtagttgatgtttgtgtagtagctgtaggCGTGGATGTTGGCTCTGTAGGCGATGAACGAggagatgatgtttcatttgtagtagatgtttgtgtagtagctgtagacGTGGATGTAGGCTCTGTAGTAAATGAAGGCagagatgatgtttcatttgtagctGATGTTTCTGTAGTAGCTGTAGACGTGGATGTAGGCTCTGTAGTAAATGAAGGCGGAGataatgtttcatttgtagCTGATGTTTCTGTAGTAGCTGTAGACGTGGATGTAGGCTCTGTAGTAAATGAAGGCggagatgatgtttcatttgtagctgatgtttgtgtagtagctgtagacGTGGATGTTGGCTCTGTAGTAAATGAAGGCggagatgatgtttcatttgtagctgatgtttgtgtagtagctgtagacGTGGATGTAGGCTCTGTAGTAAATGAAGGTGGAGATGATGTTTCAattgtagttgatgtttgtgtagtagctgtagacGTGGATGTAGGCTCTGTAGTAAATGATTGCGGAGATGAAGTTTCATTTGTAGCTGATGTTTCTGTAGTAGCTGTAGACGTGGATGTTGGCtctgtagaaaatgaaaaaggagatgttgtttcatttgtagttgatgtttgtgtagtagctgtagacGTGGATGTAGGCTCTGTAGACAATGAAGGCagagatgatgtttcatttgtagttgatgtttgtgtcaTAATTGTAGACGTGGATGTTGGCtctgtagaaaatgaaaaaggagatgatgtttcatttgtagttgatgtttgtgtagtagctgtaggcgtggatgttggctctgtagaaaatgaaaaaggagatgttgtttcatttgtagttgatgtttgtgtagtagctgtagacGTGGATGTAGGCTCTGTAGACAATGAAGGCAGAGataatgtttcatttgtagttgatgtttgtgtcaTAATTGTAGACGTGGATGTTGGCtctgtagaaaatgaaaaaggagatgatgtttcatttgtagttgatgtttgtgttgtatctGTAGGCGTGGATGTTGGCtctgtagaaaatgaaaaaggagatgttgtttcatttgtagttgatgtttgtgtagtagctgtaggCGTGGATGTTGGCTCTGAAGGCGGTGAAGGAggagatgatgtttcatttgtagctGATGTTTCTGTAGTAGCTGTAGACGTGGATGTAGGCTCTGTAGTAAATGAAGGCagagatgatgtttcatttgtagctGATGTTTCTGTTGTAGCTGTAGACGTGGATGTAGGCTCTCTAGTAAATGAAGGCggagatgatgtttcatttgtagctGATGTTTCTGTAGTAGCTGTAGACGTGGATGTTGGCTCTGTAGACAATGAAGGCagagatgatgtttcatttgtagttgatgtttgtgtcaTAATTGTAGACGTGGATGTTGGCTCTGTAGTAAATGAAGGCggagatgatgtttcatttgtagttgatgtttgtgttgtatctGTAGGCGTGGATGTTGgctctgtagaaaatgaaggcggagatgatgtttcatttgtagttgatgtttgtgtagtagctgtagacgtggatgttggctctgtagaaaatgaagaaggagatgatgtttcatttgtagttgatgtttgtgttgtagcTGTAGACGTGGATGTTGGCTCTGTAGTAAATGAAAAAggagatgatgtttcatttgtagttgatgtttgtgtagtagctgtagacGTGGATGTTGGCTCTGTAGTAAATGAAGAAggagatgatgtttcatttgtagttgatgtttgtgttgtatctGTAGGCGTGGATGTTGGCTCTGTAGTAAATGAAAAAggagatgatgtttcatttgtagttgatgtttgtgtagtagctgtaggCGTGGATGTTGGCTCTGTAGGCGATGAAGGAGGAGataatgtttcatttgtagttgatgtttgtgttgtatctGTAGGCATGGATGTTGgctctgtagaaaatgaagaaggagatgatgtttcatttgtagttgatgtttgtgttgtatctGTAGGCGTGGATGTTGGCTCTGTAGACAATGAAGGCagagatgatgtttcatttgtagttgatgtttgtgtactAGCTGTAGGTGTGGATGTTGGCTCTGTAGGCGATGAAGGAggagatgatgtttcatttgtggTTGATGTTTGTGTCATAATTGTAGACGTGGATGTAGGCtctgtagaaaatgaaaaaggagatgatatttcatttgtagttgatgtttgtgttgtatctGTAGGCGTGGATGTAGGCTCTGTAGTAAATGAAAAAggagatgatgtttcatttgtagctgatgtttgtgtagtagctgtagacgtggatgttggctctgtagaaaatgaaggcggagatgatgtttcatttgtagctGATGTTTGTGTCATAATTGTAGACGTGGATGTTGGCtctgtagaaaatgaaaaaggagatgatgtttcatttgtagttgatgtttgtgtagtagctgtaggcgtggatgttggctctgtagaaaatgaaaaaggagatgatgtttcatttgtagttgatgtttgtgtagtagctgtaggCGTGGATGTTGGCTCTGTAGGCGATGAAGGAggagatgatgtttcatttgtagtagatgtttgtgtagtagctgcAGACGTGGATGTAGGCTCTGTAGTAAATGAAGGCggagatgatgtttcatttgtagctGATGTTTCTGTGGTAGCTGCAGACGTGGATGTAGGCTCTGTAGTAAATGAAGGCggagatgatgtttcatttgtagctGATGTTTCTGTAGTAGCTGTAGACGTGGATGTTGGCTCTGTAGACAATGAAGGCagagatgatgtttcatttgtagttgatgtttgtgtcaTAATTGTAGACGTGGATGTTGGCTCTGTAGACAATGAAGGCagagatgatgtttcatttgtagttgatgtttgtgtcaTAATTGTAGACGTGGATGTTGGCTCTGTAGTAAATGAAGGCggagatgatgtttcatttgtagctgatgtttgtgtagtagctgtaggCATGGATGTTGGCTCTGTAGACAATGAAGGCagagatgatgtttcatttgtagctGATGTTTGTGTCATAATTGTAGACGTGGATGTTGgctctgtagaaaatgaagaaggagatgatgtttcatttgtagttgatgtttgtgttgtatttgtaggcgtggatgttggctctgtagaaaatgaagaaggagatgatgtttcatttgtagttgataTTTGTGTTGTATCTGTAGGCGTGGATGTTGGCtctgtagaaaatgaaaaaggagatgatgtttcatttgtagttgatgtttgtgtagtagctgtagacGTGGATGTTGGCTCTGTAGACAATGAAAAAggagatgatgtttcatttgtagttgatgattgtgtaatagcTGTAGACGTGGATGTAGGCTCTGTAGACAATGAAGGCagagatgatgtttcatttgtagctGATGTTTCTGTAGTAGCTGTAGACGTGGATGTAGGCTCTGTAGTAAATGAAGGCggagatgatgtttcatttgtagctgatgtttgtgtagtagctgtagacGTGGATGTAGGCTCTGTAGTAAATGAAGGCggagatgatgtttcatttgtagctGATGTTTCTGTAGTAGCTGTAGGCGTGGATGTAGGCTCTGTAGTAAATGAAGGCggagatgatgtttcatttgtagctgatgtttgtgtagtagctgtagacGTGTATGTAGGCTCTGTAGTAAATGAAGGCggagatgatgtttcatttgtagctGATGTTTCTGTAGTAGCTGTAGGCGTGGATGTTGGCTCTGTAGACAATGAAGGCagagatgatgtttcatttgtagttgatgtttgtgtcaTAATTGTAGACGTGGATGTAGGCTCTGTAGTAAATGAAGGCggagatgatgtttcatttgtagctgatgtttgtgtagtagctgtagacGTGTATGTAGGCTCTGTAGTAAATGAAGGCggagatgatgtttcatttgtagctGATTTTTCTGTAGTAGCTGTAGGCGTGGATGTTGGCTCTGTAGACAATGAAGGCagagatgatgtttcatttgtagttgatgtttgtgtcaTAATTGTAGACGTGGATGTAGGCTCTGTAGTAAATGAAGGCggagatgatgtttcatttgtagttgatgtaTGTGTCATAATTGTAGGCGTGGATGTTGGCTCTGTAGTAAATGAAGGCggagatgatgtttcatttgtagttgatgtttgtgttgtatctGTAGGCGTGGATGTTGGCTCTGTAGACAATGAAGGAGATgatatttcatttgtagttgatgtttgtgttgtatctGTAGGCGTGGATGTTGGCTCTGTAGACAATGAAGGCagagatgatgtttcatttgtagttgatgtttgtgtagtagctgtaggTGTGGATGTTGGCTCTGTAGGCGATGAAGGAggagatgatgtttcatttgtggTTGATGTTTGTGTCATAATTGTAGACGTGGATGTAGGCtctgtagaaaatgaaaaaggagatgatgtttcatttgtagttgatgtttgtgtagtagctgtaggCGTGGATGTAGGCTCTGTAGTAAATGAAGGCggagatgatgtttcatttgtagctgatgtttgtgtagtagctgtagacgtggatgttggctctgtagaaaatgaagaaggagatgatgtttcatttgtagttgatgtttgtgttgtatctGTAGGCATGGATGTTGGCtctgtagaaaatgaaaaaggagatgatgtttcatttgtagttgatgattgtgtagtagctgtagacGTGGATGTTGGCTCTGTAGACAATGAAGGCagagatgatgtttcatttgtagctGATGTTTCTGTAGTAGCTGTAGACGTGGATGTAGGCTCTGTAGTAAATGAAGGCggagatgatgtttcatttgtagctGATGTTTCTGTAGTAGCTGTAGACGTGGATGTAGGCTCTGTAGTAAATGAAGGCggagatgatgtttcatttgtagctGATGTTTCTGTAGTAGCTGTAGGCGTGGATGTTGGCTCTGTAGTAAATGAAGGCggagatgatgtttcatttgtagctgatgtttgtgtagtagctgtagacGTGTATGTAGGCTCTGTAGTAAATGAAGGCggagatgatgtttcatttgtagctGATGTTTCTGTAGTAGCTGTAGGCGTGGATGTTGGCTCTGTAGACAATGAAGGCagagatgatgtttcatttgtagttgatgtttgtgtcaTAATTGTAGACGTGGATGTAGGCTCTGTAGTAAATGAAGGCggagatgatgtttcatttgtagttgatgtaTGTGTCATAATTGTAGACGTGGATGTTGGCTCTGTAGTAAATGAAGGCggagatgatgtttcatttgtagctgatgtttgtgtagtagcaATAAGTGTGGATGTTGACTCTGTAGACAATGTAGACTCAGATGTTTCACatgtagttgatgtttgtgtagtagttGTAGGTGTGGATGTTGGCTCTGGAGAAGTTGAAGGCAGAGATGATGTTTCttttgtagttgatgtttgtgtagtagcaATAAGTGTGGACGCTGAATCTGTAGACAATGTAGACTCAGATATTTCATgtgtagttgatgtttgtgtagtagttGTAGGCACGGATGTTGACTCTGTAGACGATGAAGGAGGAGTTGGTGTTTCAATTAtagctgatgtttgtgtagtagttGTAGGCGTGGATGTTGACTCTGTAGACGATGAAGGTGGAGTTGGTGTTTCAATtatagttgatgtttgtgtagtagcaATAAGTGTGGATGTTGAATCTGTAGACAATGTAGACTCAGATGTTTCATACGTAGCCAATGATAAGTTCGAAGACAATGAAGTTCCGTAATATtctaaaggaaaagaaatatttcTCAATGTATCTCATTCTACAATGCTTATTTTGCATGAAAATATATGTAAACATGATAACCATAAAAATAACATGATACAAAAAAATTTGTGTAGTAGCTGAAAGTGTTGCTGTTGGATCTGTAGATGATGAAGTTGAAGTCAAAGATAATGCTTTACTGGTtagtaatgtttttgttttaactgAAAGTTTAGTTGTTGGCAGTGTTGACTCATAAATACCTAAGAAAGGGGAAATATTTCTcagagtgtaaaaaaaaaaccacacattgAGATGCAGTTTATTAGGTGTGGAATTTCAGGAACACGTCAGTTGATTACCAAACAGAAGTACTTGGACTATGCAGAAATTGAAGTCTGGTAAACAATACttacaaagttaaaaaaaaggagaataTCTAGTACAAAGTACACAACATAATAATGCAACACAGGTGAAAACAATCAAAGCACCACCAGGGAAGCTGGCTATTCAGCAGTGTTAAGCATCGCCCATTTATTATGGTGTGCTGTTGGTATTCCTGGAGAACATGATCTATGACACCTACACTGAGCATGCCAAGAGGAAGACTCTATCCTCAGTAGGTAAAATGACATTTCCTTGTATTTTtctttgaagtttttttttgtgtgtgtttgtgtgtgcgtgtgtgtttaaggagggtggggtgtgtgagagccAAGTTAATCTCCATTCAGTTCAAAATAGGGATATACGTGTAGCAGCTCAATGCAATTCAAAACTATTacaaaattaaagttaaagcaGCGCAAAGTATATGTTAATTTAACTCAATGGCAGCAAAACATAATTCAAACTAATGTTATGACTGCACAAAGTAATTCTACAATACAATTATTAACGTTTTTACTAAtgttgaagtaaaaaaaaaataacgtgatagtgtggAGTAAATTAAATGCATCTACATATTTAGTACATTTATGACAATAGGGTAATATCAGAATGTAGATATTCTGTTTGAAAGTTTATtgaaggtttatattaaaggtTTATATAGAAGGTTCTTTTGTCAAGTCAATAATTCAAAGTTTCAGATTAATAGAGCAATAATTGAGACGCACACAATTTCTTGCAAAACTCCACTCATTGCAAATGACAGCAGGCTCCAGTTTGTTCTATAATTCTCTAGGCATTCATccttgctgaagaaattaaaaaaactaCATGCCAGTTAAAATACAGAATTAATTCATATAAATCTTCTATACTTTGCCAAGATATAACTTCCTTTATAGCCAAGATGTTTCCATAAAATGAATTATAGTGTTCTATTTATAGTGTTAGCCACTTGAAATGCACAGATTAACATGTTATAGCAGAGAAGAAATATTGAtagtaaattattaaaaaaggaCACATTCTGGATTTATAAACTGCAAGTTATGGCTTTCCaaaattttaatgaattttgaAATGATTTTCACCTGattgtatttatataaatgaatcTAGAAATTTTGTTGCACATTTCTGAGGCTTATTTAGCTATGATAAACTCTTTGCAGTTTGATATTTTGTGATGGATATTTTATGGCACAATTGTTAAATGacgtctttatttttatttacacatattcAAATATAGTATAAGCACTTTGTAATAGAGGTACCATCGTAACTTTAAGTTTTCTGACTTGTTCAGGATGGGGAGGAGTTTATGCTTTATGGTTTCTTAAGTTACATGTATGCAAGCTTAAACTACGTATCTacagtgtttgttgttgttgtttttattatgcaACTTTGCATAATTGTTTTGTTTCCAAATGTCTTAAGACACAACTTGGGACAATATATCTGTCATTTTAAAGGTTTGTCCTTATCACTGTCCATGTAGAGTATATCTATGTAAAAAtgtcatgcagatacagatgaAGAGCTTCAATGAatgtttagatttagatttaaaaaaggGAGGCCAAAAAGGGAATTTTTGCCAGTTTTGAGGGTGCCCATCTTCAACATTGACTTTTTTTATTGGCATACTCCACAGTAGAGGTTAAAGTTGAAAGCACTAGTTCAAAGGTTTCTTAAATCGACTAACTTATGGTAAGAATATGAGTAGTGCAAtagcctattattattattattattattattattattattattattattattacatgtatAACCCTTGATGTCATGCTCTTTTATGGGAAAGAAATTAATGACAGGATGGTGTAATGAAGCGaagttactgttactactgtgatttgtgtgatttttaagaataacgttttttttttatagttacatttaaagtTGTGGGTTGTCTGTGAACCAAGAGAGTTTGTATTGTCATTTATATCACTGTGGCTATAAACATTTCATTCTGtcaccagtttttttttcctgtcttgaagttaacataaaaaaatgcagcttgccATGCAAAGCATAAACTCTTCTGTCTGAAAGACATTGGAAAATGTAAAGTTAAAGATTAACCTCTGAGATTTAAAAATTCCTGACAGTGCTTCCTGGTTTGCGTTTCTGAGAATCACTGAACCAGttcttgtttattttacacATGAGGGAATAAAGGCAATGTTGCTCAAAAAGGAAAATATGTGAGATATAGAGATACAGAGCTGATGGATGAAATGCTAAAGGTCAAACCAAGTGCAAGGCTTTATACAATAAAATGTTGTTTTCTCCTATTACTAGCAGCGTGCATTAATCATTTTCAGTGGAGCTGTCATAGAGACTATGGCAACATTATTAATATGGTGAAAATGGTTGACAATAGAATGTAATTTATTGATTAACCCTGTTTTTGGATATCTAGTAAATAAAATGCCCcacatttaagtaaataaacatgaTGTTTTACAATAATTCTTTCAGCTGTAGGTGTTGGGCAgttgtagctcagtggttaagatgtttgACTATTAATCAAAATCTCagacactgctgctgctgctggggcCTTAATATACAAGTTATGTATATTATGTGGTCAATGTAACTAATATACATAGTCTATCATggcaccatatatatatatatatatatatatatatatacatacacatatatacatatatatatatatgtgtatatatatatatatatatgtgtatatatatatatatacatatatacatatatatatatgtgtgtatatatatatatatatatatatatatatatgtgtatatatatatatatatacatatatacatatatatatatgtgtgtatatatatatatatatatatatatatatatatgtaaaacaaaaacagatctctctctctctctctctctctctctctctctctttctctctctctctatctgttaaGTTTCATCATTAGGTTTAGTGCTCTCAGAGATGCTAAATTGACACTATTATTCTCTATTGATGATAGATCTTTGATCTTACCTGTTGTTTGGCCTTTAATCATTATAACACATCCTGCAAGAAACGTGAGTAGCATCTTGGCATACATTGATGTAAAAATAGCTCTCAGCATGGCAATCCTTAAACAGATTGAAAATTGAGGGAAGTTTACTGTATGCTGCTCTGAAGCTGAATAAACTCTGCGGCTTTAAGTGATGGTTAACATGTGTTTGGCTGCCTTGAAACTCTGACCTTAATCTCCACCCTCATCTCTTCAGGGGAAATACCAGGATGTGTTTTAGCTAATGTATATTACACATTTCCTTAATTAGTGTGAACTGCTGCATTTCTAAAAGGAAGTATCAATTTCTTTGGACTATTAGTCAATAATAGATGACAAAGCAAGTTGAACCATCAAGTAATGCGTGATGATTCatatctgtgttgttttactgGTAGTCTACTGTTGTAAATTAACCGAAGACCAGTAGAAGAGCAATCACGGAGACTTGGAAGTATGTTGCAggaatattttattgaagattggaacacactcagaagtgctgtggtcatcaagatctccacagacagacaagaaaccTCTGGTATTTATACAGATTATACAGATTCTATTTTATACCAttcctataaaaataaaaagtggcTGGCAgtattttacagtattttactGAAAATGTAAACCAAATAAGTTTTACTGTGTAGCTTTTCTCAGTTGGAACTCATAACAGGAAAATTTGGTATTTGGATAATGTGTGGCCAATCTACTTCACTGACTGTAGAAGAGGATGGACTGGACAGACTGGATGAGTTCCTTGCTGTGTCTAGGGTAACATCAGTGTCAGAACTTATTTGAACTGACATCAGTGTCAGTACTCTTATTTCTTGGTGCTTCCACTTGTAATATAGTTTTGAACAGTTTCCAGATAATTTTCAGTGTGACCTTGCAGAACTAACCACTAAAATCAGGATCCTTATACTGGATGACAAAGGTCTGATCAATTCTTCTTGTCATAAAGAATTTCTTTGAGCTGGTATGTGAAAAATTAATTGCCCTGATAAATCATGAAAGAACTGGATTAACCGCATTATTTTAGAAAGCCGAGTTAAATTTCACTAGACACTCCCAGGCCTGATTACTGCCAGACCTGTTGAATCAAGAAATCACTTAAATAGAACCTGTCTGACAAAGTGAAGCATGCTTAAAGAGTAACACATCATGCCACGA from Hemibagrus wyckioides isolate EC202008001 linkage group LG10, SWU_Hwy_1.0, whole genome shotgun sequence carries:
- the LOC131360948 gene encoding mucin-2-like, translated to MLRAIFTSMYAKMLLTFLAGCVIMIKGQTTEYYGTSLSSNLSLATYETSESTLSTDSTSTLIATTQTSTIIETPTPPSSSTESTSTPTTTTQTSAIIETPTPPSSSTESTSVPTTTTQTSTTHEISESTLSTDSASTLIATTQTSTTKETSSLPSTSPEPTSTPTTTTQTSTTCETSESTLSTESTSTLIATTQTSATNETSSPPSFTTEPTSTSTIMTHTSTTNETSSPPSFTTEPTSTSTIMTQTSTTNETSSLPSLSTEPTSTPTATTETSATNETSSPPSFTTEPTYTSTATTQTSATNETSSPPSFTTEPTSTPTATTETSATNETSSPPSFTTEPTSTSTATTETSATNETSSPPSFTTEPTSTSTATTETSATNETSSLPSLSTEPTSTSTATTQSSTTNETSSPFSFSTEPTSMPTDTTQTSTTNETSSPSSFSTEPTSTSTATTQTSATNETSSPPSFTTEPTSTPTATTQTSTTNETSSPFSFSTEPTSTSTIMTQTSTTNETSSPPSSPTEPTSTPTATTQTSTTNETSSLPSLSTEPTSTPTDTTQTSTTNEISSPSLSTEPTSTPTDTTQTSTTNETSSPPSFTTEPTSTPTIMTHTSTTNETSSPPSFTTEPTSTSTIMTQTSTTNETSSLPSLSTEPTSTPTATTEKSATNETSSPPSFTTEPTYTSTATTQTSATNETSSPPSFTTEPTSTSTIMTQTSTTNETSSLPSLSTEPTSTPTATTETSATNETSSPPSFTTEPTYTSTATTQTSATNETSSPPSFTTEPTSTPTATTETSATNETSSPPSFTTEPTSTSTATTQTSATNETSSPPSFTTEPTSTSTATTETSATNETSSLPSLSTEPTSTSTAITQSSTTNETSSPFSLSTEPTSTSTATTQTSTTNETSSPFSFSTEPTSTPTDTTQISTTNETSSPSSFSTEPTSTPTNTTQTSTTNETSSPSSFSTEPTSTSTIMTQTSATNETSSLPSLSTEPTSMPTATTQTSATNETSSPPSFTTEPTSTSTIMTQTSTTNETSSLPSLSTEPTSTSTIMTQTSTTNETSSLPSLSTEPTSTSTATTETSATNETSSPPSFTTEPTSTSAATTETSATNETSSPPSFTTEPTSTSAATTQTSTTNETSSPPSSPTEPTSTPTATTQTSTTNETSSPFSFSTEPTSTPTATTQTSTTNETSSPFSFSTEPTSTSTIMTQTSATNETSSPPSFSTEPTSTSTATTQTSATNETSSPFSFTTEPTSTPTDTTQTSTTNEISSPFSFSTEPTSTSTIMTQTSTTNETSSPPSSPTEPTSTPTASTQTSTTNETSSLPSLSTEPTSTPTDTTQTSTTNETSSPSSFSTEPTSMPTDTTQTSTTNETLSPPSSPTEPTSTPTATTQTSTTNETSSPFSFTTEPTSTPTDTTQTSTTNETSSPSSFTTEPTSTSTATTQTSTTNETSSPFSFTTEPTSTSTATTQTSTTNETSSPSSFSTEPTSTSTATTQTSTTNETSSPPSFSTEPTSTPTDTTQTSTTNETSSPPSFTTEPTSTSTIMTQTSTTNETSSLPSLSTEPTSTSTATTETSATNETSSPPSFTREPTSTSTATTETSATNETSSLPSFTTEPTSTSTATTETSATNETSSPPSPPSEPTSTPTATTQTSTTNETTSPFSFSTEPTSTPTDTTQTSTTNETSSPFSFSTEPTSTSTIMTQTSTTNETLSLPSLSTEPTSTSTATTQTSTTNETTSPFSFSTEPTSTPTATTQTSTTNETSSPFSFSTEPTSTSTIMTQTSTTNETSSLPSLSTEPTSTSTATTQTSTTNETTSPFSFSTEPTSTSTATTETSATNETSSPQSFTTEPTSTSTATTQTSTTIETSSPPSFTTEPTSTSTATTQTSATNETSSPPSFTTEPTSTSTATTQTSATNETSSPPSFTTEPTSTSTATTETSATNETLSPPSFTTEPTSTSTATTETSATNETSSLPSFTTEPTSTSTATTQTSTTNETSSPRSSPTEPTSTPTATTQTSTTNETSSPSSFSTEPTSMPTDTTQTSTTNETSSPSSFSTEPTSTSTIMTQTSATNETSSPPSFTTEPTSTSTATTQTSATNETSSLPSLSTEPTSTSTATTQTSATNETSSLPSLSTEPTSTSTATTQTSTTNETSSPFSFSTEPTSTSTATTETSATNETSSPPSFTTEPTTTSTATTQTSATNETSSLPSLSTEPTSTSTATTQTSATSETSSPPSFTTEPTSTPTATTQTSTTNETSSPSSFSTEPTSTSTIMTQTSTTNETSSLFSLSTEPTSTPTAPTQTSTTNETSSLPSSPTEPTSTSTATTQTSTANETSSPPSLSTAPTSAALSTHLRTTQTTSPTATDITTTFPQTTITTISPETTITDIKNKSSETTSITTNSLPIPNITTQSPTSTTITAIYPITSDITTNSPEKTTNTIQYPTSTAITSTYPTTDITTNSPETTTNTTQSSTSTAITTIYPTTNITTNSPETTNTTQSPTSTTITTTYPTTTDITTNSSETTTNTTQSSTSTAITTIYPTTNITTNSPETTTNTTQSPTSTTTYQTTTNITTNSPETTTSTTQSPTSTAITTTYPTTDITTNSPETTTNTTQSSTSTAITSTYQTTTDITTNSPETTTNTTQSSTSTAITTIYPTTNITTNSLETTNTTPYPTSTAITSTYPTTDITTNSPETTTNTTQSSTSTAITTIYPTTNITTNSPETTTNTTQSPTSTTITTTYPTTRDITTNSSETITNTSQSSTSTAITTTYPTTTDITTNSSETTTNTTNSLQTPNITTQSPRSTAITSIYATTTAITTTSPATTDITTKILQTMSAQAVVWMQSVTELSDEKIILYIEEFYQQIQAKVNGTIKMTVKKIEKVTA